The Nitrospira sp. sequence GAACACGAATCGTAGCTCGAGGTGAACCATCAATGTCGACAATATGGTTATTTGCAAGGGACAGCAAACGAAAATTGTTTTCCCGAAGGTATTCAATTACGGCGTGATCGTTGTACAAGCTCGTACCTTGAGGTTCGACCGATCTATCCAGAATCGCACCCTCAAGGTTGGCGATGACGGAGCTAGTTCCAAAATAGCCAGCGGTCGATGGCAGCGATGCACGAGCCTCCCTCGGAACAGCAATGTCTCCTACAAACACCATCTCCCTACTCCTGCAGCCTCGCTGACCCCATGAAAGTGGGTCGCTGCTTCACGCCTGTCATAAACAAAGTCTCTATCTACTTCGGCCGAAATTACCGCCTCTCAATTTATGAATGCAGTTCGTATAAAGCTCGTACTTTTCTTCCTGGGTCGGCAAGGCTTGCAGAATGCCTTTCCCATGGTTCACGAGAGATTTCCAGAACACCTCATCCTTGCAGACGTCCGCAATCGCACGGGCCGCGTCACGTGCATTCATCGGCTCGAAATAGGAAGCTGCTTCCCTGCAGACTTCTCGTGCAAATGCCAGATCCGTGGTAACAATCGGCATACCCATAGCCATAGCCTCGGGGTAGTTCGCCGAGAACGTTTCCAACACAGACGGCAGAAACAGGATATGAGATGTGCGGTAGACCTCAGGTCCTCGACTGACCGGAACAGGGCCCATATTTACGATCCGATCTTCTACACCCAGCGCAGCGGCCTTTGAGAGAATCCGCTTGAGCCCAAGACTATCTTCCGGCAAGGTTATGGTAAACTCTACATACCGGTTGGGGAGTATTCCTTGAAGTTCTTTTGCCACAGCCGGAATAATCTCCAGGTTCTTGTGTCTATAGTAGGCAGATAGACACAGAACCCTGAGAGGGACTTGAGGCGACGGAATTTTCGCCGTAGCCTCAACGCGTAAGTAATGACTTGCACAATTATTGGGGACGACAACGATTCTGGATTCTGATACCCGCAATCTTCTCACCAAGCCCTCTTTTGCTGTCTCTGATTCCGTGACCCAAGCGTCAGCTTTTCTGAACATCACGGCCTTGTAGAAGATCGCTCCACACAGCCTAGCCGCGTCTATTGGGCTATGGACTGTCCGCCATGCCCATCGATCTCCGTGGGTGACCCAGCCGTCGGCAACGCCACAGAGATGCGGAACCTTGAACTCGACATAGGCCGGACCAAAAAATGTGAATACAAGATCCGGTTGAAGTTCTCTCGCCAGCGTTCGAATTGCTTGTCTGCTTCGACTGCTTCGGGCCGGTGATTCTTCAATCACTGAAACCTGTGGCCCCTCTGGCAAACGACCCGCTTCGCGCAACTCATCGCATACACTCGCGGAAATCATGTAATGCCATTGGATGTCGTCGGCCTTCCTCATGGCAGTCTCGATGAATGACACCGCTGCCTGCAACGCCCCGCCTTTGACCAACGTCGTACAATTAAGCAACACGCGCACGATCCGTTTTCCCTTCGGTTGAGGTATCCCAGGACCACAACGCCTTGAAAGACAAGATGTCAAAAGCGCCAGGGGACCATAACCACATTCCAAGCCTCACCTTGTGAATCGAAACCGCATTCTGCAAAACACCTTCGCTCCTGACGTCGTTTTCCTTAAGTCACTAGAAGTGCGGACGAGTTGCCTACATCGTGGTCGGACGTGCGTTCGTCTCGTGGCTCCAGCTGCAACCTGCACAATGTTGCCCCGCTTAGACCAAACCCCAATGTCATCACTATTGAATTGGCGAACACATCTGCCGTGTTTGACCACAGAAGAAGACAGACCATCCAGACGCAAAAAAACAGAGCACCAGACCCGACAGGCGTACCTCTTTGTGTCCTGCATAAATACCAGGCTCGAACAACTACGGTGAGGTAGGCCAGAACCATAGTCATAGCAACCAGCAGGCCTACTTCTCCGCAAAATCGGATCAGAGAGCTCTCACCCAAACCCTCCATCTTGATCCCTTCGTAGACGAGCGTACCTCCAAAGCTGCGTGAGCCAAAGGTGAAGTACCCAAGTCCTTTCCCATCGACGAGGTGGTCCTCCAGTATCGTCTGAATGGGAAGCCAAAGATTTCCCTCTAATCTGATCGGAATCGCAGTGATAACACTTGCAAAACGGTCATAAACCGCCGTGGCAATGCCCGGTTTAGCGATCCACACACCGGCGAGTCCGGCCGTAATGAGCAGCCCCGGAGCAAGAACTCTTCGAAAAAGAACACCCTGCTGTCTGGAATAAAAGACGGCGATACTGATGGATAACACGAGAAACATGAGAGCCGCCCTCTGGCCCGAAATCAGGATCACGGCCAAGTCGAACAACATCAGAACGTACGGCCAGATAGATCGTCTGATATTCGAAAACCACAGGTAGCACCATTTGAAGAGAACTAAAGTGAAAATGACCTGCCCGAACTTGCCCGTATGAGTAAAAATTGATGTGGGACGAAACATTCCTGGGATCAGAACTCCTTTATCCGTGGTCGCAAAGTCACCGACCCCCAATGCCGTTGTTCCCCACACCGCGTTGATCGGATGGCTCTTGCCAAGAATGACCTGCACGACTGCCATGATCCCGATAAGCAGAATCCACACATTAGCGCACAGAAAGATTCTCTCGTAGCCGTTCGTCACTACCGACACGTACCGAGCCGACACGAGCATGTAGATCAACGGCAGGAACGTTGCTCGCAACCCAACTCCGTAGACCCCTATGTGATTGCCGCTCACGGCATGATTGACTGCCGTTGCAGCGACAAACACGCCGCTCAGTAAGAGGAAGGCAGGCGGTATATTTCTAAGATGCAATCGACCTTGAAAACCGATAGCCACTGCCGTGGTCAGTGCTACGCCATCTCCCATCAGGAAAACGAAATCCGAATGGATCGAATACTTCCTGACGGCCTCCTGCAGAAGCGGCACGTTGAGTACGAACAGTAACCACCAATGGTTCATGTCAGACAGTTGGGAACGTCTTGGGCTATCCTTGGTTAAACTTCAATGACCAGCCGGACCATGCCTTCGCCCCGAGCACATACCGTGAGGACGCGTAGGAGTACCCGACGAGCAACGTCAATTCAGTCACAATTCTGCTGATAATGGCTCCATGCAACCCGTACTGAACGATAAGAATGTAGGCGGAAGAGACACCGATGATGGTTGACACGACTTGGCAATACAATCTGTGTTTTCTGTAGTCCCCTGACATTAAGGCGCTTTCAAAACTGCTGGAAACGAATCGGAGCACGATACACACGGACAGAAGCGAGAGGATTTCACCCGACTCTTTGTATTTCTCGCCAAAAAACAGATTCACAAGCGGCTGCCCCCATAAGTAAGTAGCTCCAGTACATGCAATGCCCAATAGGGTCATGACCGCGCAACCTAATCGGTACACCGACAGGAACTTCTGCCAGTCGCTGTAGAACCACCGATGAATTTTGGGCAAGAGAAACTTCTGATACATCGCCTGAGGCACGAGGAACGCCACCAAGAGAAACGCCGCCGCGACGGAAAATTGACCTGCAGCCGTGGGGCTTACGATACTTCCCAACAACACGATATCAACACGACCATAGAGCATGACCAATGCCGCAGTGCCTGCATACGGCCATGCGAGATTGAATAGCTCCCGATAACTGGGACTCTGGCTTGGCCTTTCACTGCGGTAAGGATTATCCGTCGTATGACCGGACAGCTGCATCTTCGAAGGAGTCAGTGAAAGTAAGCCGATCCCAGAGGCGACAATGAGTGCCAGTGAAATAGCACAATAGCCTTGGGCGACCAGATCGACGCTCGATGCGGCCGAACAATATACGGTCGCTGCGACAATCAAACGACCCAGGTGAGGCAATATTTGCCAGATGGAAAGTGCCAGATATCTTGCCTCTAGTTGCAATTTGGCTGTCAGCAGCTCCACCATCACCTGCATGACAACCATCGCCTGTAACCATCCGATGGTGTTCAATAGACGCGCATCGTCGAAGAGCCAGAGGAGTCCGATCCAGGAAAGTGCTAACACGATCGGTCCCCAGACCATCAGAAACGTCAGCGATCGCCACACCCAAGGAAAGGCCTCCCACCCCTTCTGGCCGAAGATCAGCAGCCAGACACTCGGCATGCCAAATCCGATGGCGGCGGCCATAATGACTCCGACCGAGACTGCGGTGCTGACGATGCCAAACTCCTCGACCGTGAGACTGTGTCCGAGCAGTATTTGAGTGAGAAACGCCAGGAAGCCTGAGCCTGCCAGACTGACGAAGATTGGCAACACAGTCTTGATTCCTGCCTTAATGTCTAATGGAGCCAACTGGGCCCGTCCTTTGCCACAACAATCCGCTCTGCGCACTCCGGTAATAGAGAGGACAGACGACGGCCGTTACCTTCAAAAACTTCGCGGAACAGCGAAGGTTCCTGCGCTATCTGCCGAAGACAGCCGAAGGATGTGATGCGCAATTGCAGAACGCACTTCTCCCAGATTCGAGGGAAGATCTCCTCGCAAGTCTTCCAAATATTGGAGAGCCTCGAGGGCAGAAGGGGTGTATGGTTTAGGAAGCGCTTCGAGGATATCTTCCAAGGTTGTCACGTAGCGAACATCGTCAATTCCTTCTCGAAATCCTTCCCACGCCAACGTATCAATCACACCGTCAACGGTCGGATATGTGAAGTTGTGGTCGCGATAACGGACATGATCGAAATCATTCCAGATGAATCCCATCGAATCCTGATAGGCATATGGCATGGCCCCATCATAGTCGTTTCTCCACAGTTCAAGCCCGTAATTGCGCCTGAATATCTCTGGGTTTTCCGGCCCAGTCTGCGGATTCGCGTACGAGAAGATCTTGTGACCTGCACGATGAAAATTCTCCGCCTGCGATTTCTGCAGCTTACCCGCCATCACAAGCAGGTCCAGCAGATCCCCAACCACTGGAAAGGCTTCTGCATATCCTGCAGTAAACACTTTGACTCCTTCATTCCTGGCCATTTGCCACGCTTTCCTTTGAGCGATAAGCTTTTCCCCTTTGGCTTCATCGATGCCATACAGATAGAGTTTCTCGATTCTCTGCTCACCGGCTATTTCTTTGATGACCTTCAACCGACGTCTCAGCTCAGCGAGTTGCTCGTGGGTCTGAGGATTTCCCGTACCCGTACCAAGATAAAACAGGGTTGCGGAATCCATGCCGGCTTGTTTTCTGACTTCCAATGTCTTGTTCAGCTCTGCCTTGTTCAAACGATGATACACGGTCGGATTCGTGACGCCGTGCGCAAACATATCGTTCAACTCGGCGGCAAATTGTGCTGAGTCTTTTCGTTCCGAGGAGATGCTTGGTGTATCCGAAAGGGTTCCGCGATAGTAGATACTGTATTGTATTTTGGGGAGATGAAGATCGATAGGAAGTACTTGAAGGATGAATTCCAAGCTGCCCAACGAACCTTGGTCATCAGTAAGAGTGATGCCCCCCTTATAGTTTCCTCCTTTGGCATCGGGCGGAATGTGAATCGTGATCCAGAGCTGCTTCGCTTCACCACGATGAATGCTTACTGGCTGAACATCAGCGGTGTCGTGAATTGGGAATTCGGCAACTGAAGCAACAATCCGGCTTCTTAAGGCAGCTGGCTCGCTGATTGACACAAGCCTAGTCCTTGACGAGTACTTCAACCTGAGAAAATTGGTCTTCGACTCCTCGTTTGCCTGAACCAAGCCGTCATCTTTTAGTAGAAGCTCCGGCACCAAAACTTTGGTCCTCCCCATATGAGACAAACCGATGGTATTCCACCCTCCTCCCGCCTGAAACCATACCTTCACGAACCGAAGATCAATGTGGGAACTTGAAATCATCTCGCCATCACTGACGAGATCGCTCATGGAAACCCGCAAATTGTCAATATCACGAGCCATAGGCCGAATAACGAAACTCGCAGGTTCGTATTCACCACGAGAGCCTACAATTTTTATGGTCGTAGACGGCTTTCCTGGCAGAGGAAAAGTTCTCGGGAGAATTTGTTCCCCGCTGATGGGATTCACGACATGCACGAGCAGAGGGCCCAGATTCGACGTCTCAGCATGTCCAGGCAAACTGAAGTAGAACGCTGCACCGCCTCCCAGTAAAAGCACACCTGCTATCTGGGACAGAGCTTTGAAGACACTAGCTGAAATTTGCACGTTCCACCTTTCTGTTGCCCTTGTCACTTATACAGTTCCATAGAAAGCAGTCGTATTCGTCGACTATTTCAGCAGCGTTTTGCTCGTCCATTCGTAAAAGAATGGCATCCCATTTCTCTCCCACCATTCGAGGTCAAAACAGCATACGAGTTTGCTTGGGTCAGTTCGTTCGTTCCACTGATAGCGATTCCGAGCCGATCCGTATTTCACGCAGATCGAGACAAGAGGCGCCCCGGACAGCGGTTTCCTCCAATTTAGTTAGGAAGACTGCTGTGATGATATGAGCTGTACACGCATGTGACAAACTAAAACGGTTTTATAACAGCAAGAGTTGGTCCATACGGAGGACTCAAGATCGCGTGATGAATCAGTAGATTGGGGCAATGATCGGGAACGTAGCCCGGAGCGAATGGAGGTAGGACGATACAGATGCGTTCGAATTGGAACGGACAGGGATGCGGAGCTGTTTTGCACTACGCGTCCGTATTCAATTGACGGACTATCATCAGCTCGGCGTGACTGACCAACGACAGCGCTCCAGAACATGGATGACAGTTACTCATCGCATAACACTCTCTCCAAACACTCGACGATCCGTTCGGCTGTCTTACCGTCCCATTTCGGTGGGATTGCCCCTTTCTTCCACTGTCCGGCCATCAATCGAGCCAGGGCCGGAGCAAGTTTGCTTGGATCGGTCCCGATCAGTTCGTTCGTCCCAATCGTGATGGTTTCAGGCCGCTCGGTGTTGTCACGGAGCGTCAGGCACGGCACCCCGAGTACCGTCGTTTCTTCGGTAATCCCGCCGGAATCGGTAATCACACCTTTGGCGTGCTTTACTAAGTAATTGAATTCCAGGTAGCCGAGCGGGTCGACATAGTGAAGTTGAGGTATCTTGTCGTCAAGATCTCGAAGACTTTTAGCGGTTCGTGGATGGACCGGAAATACCACGGGCAATCCTTTCGTGCCTTCAACAATGGCGCGGAGGAGAGAGACCAATTGATGCTCTCCATCAACATTGGCCGGCCGATGAAGCGTGACGACAAAATACTGTCCAGGTTCGAGGTGGAGCGATTGCCAACAGGTAGGAGGTCGCAACCGCGACAAGTGCTTGAGCAGCGTGTCGATCATGGTATTGCCGACAAAAAAGATTCGCTCATCGATCACGCCGGCACGCCGAAGATTTTCGTTGGCCGTCTCACTTGTCGTAAAAAACCAATTGGTGATGGCGTCGGTCACTACCCGGTTGATTTCTTCCGGCATCGTCCAATCGCCGGACCGAATCCCGCCTTCCACATGGGCCACCGGCACGCCAAGTTTTCGCGCCGCGATCGAGCAAGCCATGGTGGACGTCACGTCGCCGACCACGAGACAGAGGTCGCTCTTTTCCTTGAGTAGAACCTTCTCGTACGCGACCATGATACCGGCCGTTTGTTCGGCTTGAGTGCCAGAACCCACTTCTAAATTGATATCCGGTTTGGGAATTCCGAGTTCTTCGAAGAAACTGCCAGACATGGCACGATCATAATGCTGGCCTGTATGGATCAATCGATACCGCAGAGGACCACCTCGCTCCGCAGCCTCTTGTAGCGCGTCGATGATCGGCGCGATCTTCATAAAATTGGGGCGCGCTCCGGCAATGATATCGATATGCTTCACCCAACACCTCAACGACGCGAGTAGATCCCTCGCATCAGACTGGATCGTCGCCTACTCAAAGCATCCTTCAATGACTCGAGCTTCTGACAAGCCGCTGACCAGTGATGCGATCAAGGCGCTGCCCCGACTCATACAAATTTAGTTAGGAAGACGATTGTGATGGTATTGGGTCTAAGCGTACCTGGCAAACCAAAACCGTTTTTATGACAGCAAGACTCGGTCCACGGATAACAATCTGAATGGTATGACGAATCAATGAATTAAGAGATTAAGATGACAAGTCTTCCCGCATGAATGGATGAAACACCGTACAGACGCGTTCCAATTGGAACGGACAGAGAGAATATCTAGAAGTGCACTTCGCGGATCGATTCGCGGTTGGTTCGAAACCATTGGACGGTTTTCTTTAGCCCTTCGCGCAGGTTATGTCGCGATTGAAACCCGAAGAGCTGCTTGGCCCGGCTCACGTCAAGACATCTCCTGGGCTGGCCGTTCGGTTTCGAGGCATCCCACAGAATCTGACCGGTAAATCCCACCTCGGAGGCAATCAACCTAGCCAGATCGCGAATGGCAACCTCTTCTCCGGTTCCCAAATTGATGGGCAGATCGCCCTGATACTCTTCCGCAGCAAGAAGAATCCCCTCGGCCGCATCCTCAACGTACAAAAACTCTCGCGTGGGCGACCCATCTCCCCAGA is a genomic window containing:
- a CDS encoding glycosyltransferase, yielding MRVLLNCTTLVKGGALQAAVSFIETAMRKADDIQWHYMISASVCDELREAGRLPEGPQVSVIEESPARSSRSRQAIRTLARELQPDLVFTFFGPAYVEFKVPHLCGVADGWVTHGDRWAWRTVHSPIDAARLCGAIFYKAVMFRKADAWVTESETAKEGLVRRLRVSESRIVVVPNNCASHYLRVEATAKIPSPQVPLRVLCLSAYYRHKNLEIIPAVAKELQGILPNRYVEFTITLPEDSLGLKRILSKAAALGVEDRIVNMGPVPVSRGPEVYRTSHILFLPSVLETFSANYPEAMAMGMPIVTTDLAFAREVCREAASYFEPMNARDAARAIADVCKDEVFWKSLVNHGKGILQALPTQEEKYELYTNCIHKLRGGNFGRSR
- a CDS encoding oligosaccharide flippase family protein, producing the protein MAPLDIKAGIKTVLPIFVSLAGSGFLAFLTQILLGHSLTVEEFGIVSTAVSVGVIMAAAIGFGMPSVWLLIFGQKGWEAFPWVWRSLTFLMVWGPIVLALSWIGLLWLFDDARLLNTIGWLQAMVVMQVMVELLTAKLQLEARYLALSIWQILPHLGRLIVAATVYCSAASSVDLVAQGYCAISLALIVASGIGLLSLTPSKMQLSGHTTDNPYRSERPSQSPSYRELFNLAWPYAGTAALVMLYGRVDIVLLGSIVSPTAAGQFSVAAAFLLVAFLVPQAMYQKFLLPKIHRWFYSDWQKFLSVYRLGCAVMTLLGIACTGATYLWGQPLVNLFFGEKYKESGEILSLLSVCIVLRFVSSSFESALMSGDYRKHRLYCQVVSTIIGVSSAYILIVQYGLHGAIISRIVTELTLLVGYSYASSRYVLGAKAWSGWSLKFNQG
- the wecB gene encoding UDP-N-acetylglucosamine 2-epimerase (non-hydrolyzing) translates to MKHIDIIAGARPNFMKIAPIIDALQEAAERGGPLRYRLIHTGQHYDRAMSGSFFEELGIPKPDINLEVGSGTQAEQTAGIMVAYEKVLLKEKSDLCLVVGDVTSTMACSIAARKLGVPVAHVEGGIRSGDWTMPEEINRVVTDAITNWFFTTSETANENLRRAGVIDERIFFVGNTMIDTLLKHLSRLRPPTCWQSLHLEPGQYFVVTLHRPANVDGEHQLVSLLRAIVEGTKGLPVVFPVHPRTAKSLRDLDDKIPQLHYVDPLGYLEFNYLVKHAKGVITDSGGITEETTVLGVPCLTLRDNTERPETITIGTNELIGTDPSKLAPALARLMAGQWKKGAIPPKWDGKTAERIVECLERVLCDE